Proteins encoded together in one Cellulomonas gilvus ATCC 13127 window:
- a CDS encoding aldose 1-epimerase family protein, whose protein sequence is MTSPTTNPSPDADRAAYVPSGTQHVLTHGDQIAVVAAVGASLRVYRDGDRDVVLPFEEHQIAPAYSGAVLAPWPNRLGNGSYAFAGERYEVPLNEQDRQTALHGLLPYTAFEPLAGAPREAGTLTLTATVVPTPGYPWPVRVDVTYALSDEGLEVTTVATNLGDRTAPFGLGFHPWLSPGDAHVDECTLQLDAQRHVTVDARLLPTGDEALTGPFDLREPTVLKGIALDDAWLQPTRDDAGRTWARLGAPDGRTVAMWADEAFDAWQVCTGNGIPGIMRRGVAVEPMTCIADAFRTGDLLVELAPGATHESHWGLRLE, encoded by the coding sequence GTGACCTCCCCCACCACGAACCCGTCCCCGGACGCCGACCGTGCCGCGTACGTCCCGTCCGGCACCCAGCACGTCCTGACCCACGGCGACCAGATCGCCGTCGTCGCCGCCGTCGGAGCGAGCCTGCGCGTGTACCGCGACGGTGACCGCGACGTCGTGCTGCCGTTCGAAGAGCACCAGATCGCGCCCGCGTATTCCGGCGCCGTGCTCGCGCCCTGGCCCAACCGGCTGGGCAACGGCAGCTACGCGTTCGCCGGCGAGCGGTACGAGGTGCCGCTCAACGAGCAGGACCGCCAGACCGCGCTGCACGGCCTGCTGCCCTACACCGCGTTCGAGCCGCTGGCCGGTGCCCCCCGCGAGGCCGGCACGCTCACGCTCACCGCGACCGTGGTCCCGACCCCCGGGTACCCCTGGCCCGTCCGCGTGGACGTCACGTACGCGCTGTCCGACGAGGGCCTCGAGGTCACCACGGTCGCGACGAACCTGGGTGACCGCACGGCCCCGTTCGGGCTGGGCTTCCACCCGTGGCTGTCGCCCGGTGACGCGCACGTCGACGAGTGCACGCTCCAGCTGGACGCGCAGCGTCACGTGACCGTGGACGCGCGCCTGCTGCCCACGGGCGACGAGGCGCTGACGGGCCCGTTCGACCTGCGCGAGCCCACCGTCCTCAAGGGCATCGCGCTCGACGACGCCTGGCTGCAGCCCACGCGTGACGACGCGGGCCGCACGTGGGCCCGCCTGGGCGCACCCGACGGCCGGACGGTGGCCATGTGGGCCGACGAGGCGTTCGACGCCTGGCAGGTCTGCACCGGCAACGGCATCCCCGGGATCATGCGCCGCGGCGTCGCCGTCGAGCCCATGACCTGCATCGCGGACGCGTTCCGCACGGGCGACCTGCTGGTCGAGCTCGCCCCCGGCGCGACGCACGAGTCCCACTGGGGCCTGCGCCTCGAGTGA
- a CDS encoding M15 family metallopeptidase — protein sequence MVVPDQASPAPQTRRALREAQQRAAEQAQVAATSGPAATDMSAPSAGARRSVSTGPVAARPAAFGSGPDAGPARLPQQPSAPSWASAAPRAANVPAPASFSAGPDAPGPASVGPDAPRAPLTRAALREQARRAAEAAERAAAERVGTERASAERAAAELALLQRAATDRAAAERVAAERAAAQRAAIHRAATERAAADRAAAERAAVAERAAAERAAVQRAAAERAAAETAEAQRAAAESAAAERAAAQRAAAERAEAERAQAALAEAERAAAERAAAERAAAERAAADRAAAERAAAERAAAEHAAAQASHTPRWAGTRHADQAAAGDTSRDAATSALPVAQDALLLAAAHELGPVAREDAPAAARVLHVVHAEPPTEDETEAHAEPAQRRTGRAPLRPASGPHDEQAALRSHVVRVARPLNKTGRVAVRLGVVGALAAVTVAVPLSRGSLGDTDVLSGLPTDRGTLPSTVSALTAQPSSASPPASLAAGDTSVLDARAEGLVSRDFGREPIPGCDPSARAAGLNGLLATEDLCTLWDGHTQMRADAASALAQLNTLYVAQFGADICVSSGYRTLQQQYAVKAQKGGLAAQPGKSNHGWGLAVDFCSSMTSGSRWDWLQANAATYGFENPDWAQPGGSGPYERWHWEYLKGVKADGEYYG from the coding sequence GTGGTCGTCCCGGACCAGGCGTCCCCCGCGCCGCAGACCCGACGAGCCCTCCGTGAGGCCCAGCAGCGCGCCGCCGAGCAGGCGCAGGTCGCGGCGACCAGCGGCCCTGCCGCGACCGACATGAGCGCCCCCTCCGCGGGTGCGCGGCGCTCGGTGTCCACGGGCCCCGTGGCCGCGCGTCCGGCCGCGTTCGGGTCGGGACCCGACGCCGGCCCCGCCCGCCTCCCGCAGCAGCCCTCCGCACCCTCCTGGGCGTCCGCGGCGCCGCGCGCCGCGAACGTCCCGGCGCCCGCGTCGTTCTCGGCCGGGCCCGACGCCCCGGGGCCGGCCTCGGTCGGTCCCGATGCACCCCGCGCCCCGCTCACCCGCGCCGCGTTGCGCGAGCAGGCCCGCCGTGCGGCCGAGGCGGCCGAGCGTGCCGCCGCCGAGCGCGTGGGTACCGAGCGCGCCTCCGCCGAGCGGGCGGCCGCCGAGCTCGCGCTGCTCCAGCGCGCCGCGACCGACCGTGCCGCTGCCGAACGCGTCGCCGCCGAGCGCGCAGCTGCGCAGCGCGCGGCCATCCACCGCGCCGCGACCGAGCGTGCCGCCGCCGACCGTGCTGCGGCCGAGCGTGCCGCCGTCGCCGAGCGCGCTGCCGCGGAGCGTGCCGCCGTGCAGCGCGCGGCCGCCGAGCGGGCTGCCGCCGAGACGGCGGAGGCGCAGCGTGCGGCCGCTGAGAGTGCGGCCGCCGAGCGGGCCGCTGCCCAGCGCGCCGCCGCCGAGCGAGCCGAGGCCGAGCGTGCGCAGGCCGCTCTCGCCGAGGCCGAGCGTGCGGCAGCTGAGCGTGCGGCAGCTGAGCGTGCCGCTGCCGAGCGTGCGGCTGCAGACCGTGCTGCTGCCGAGCGAGCGGCTGCCGAGCGTGCGGCCGCGGAGCACGCCGCCGCGCAGGCGAGCCACACCCCGCGCTGGGCGGGTACGCGCCACGCAGACCAGGCCGCGGCCGGCGACACGAGCCGCGACGCCGCCACGAGCGCGCTGCCCGTGGCACAGGACGCGCTGCTGCTCGCCGCCGCGCACGAGCTGGGGCCGGTCGCTCGCGAGGACGCGCCGGCCGCCGCACGCGTGCTGCACGTGGTGCACGCCGAGCCGCCCACCGAGGACGAGACCGAGGCGCATGCCGAGCCGGCACAGCGCCGTACGGGCCGAGCGCCCCTGCGGCCCGCATCGGGTCCGCACGACGAGCAGGCCGCACTCCGCTCGCACGTGGTGCGGGTGGCCCGGCCGCTGAACAAGACCGGCCGCGTCGCGGTGCGCCTGGGCGTCGTCGGGGCGCTGGCCGCCGTCACGGTCGCCGTGCCGCTCAGCCGCGGCTCGCTCGGCGACACCGACGTGCTGAGCGGCCTCCCGACCGACCGCGGGACGCTGCCGTCCACGGTGTCCGCCCTCACCGCGCAGCCGTCGTCGGCGTCGCCACCCGCGTCGCTGGCCGCAGGCGACACGTCGGTGCTGGACGCGCGCGCCGAGGGTCTCGTGAGCCGCGACTTCGGGCGCGAGCCGATCCCCGGGTGCGACCCGTCGGCGCGTGCGGCGGGCCTCAACGGTCTGCTCGCCACCGAGGACCTGTGCACGCTGTGGGACGGCCACACGCAGATGCGCGCGGACGCCGCGTCGGCGCTCGCGCAGCTCAACACCCTGTACGTCGCGCAGTTCGGCGCCGACATCTGCGTCTCCTCCGGGTACCGGACGCTGCAGCAGCAGTACGCGGTCAAGGCGCAGAAGGGCGGCCTCGCCGCGCAGCCCGGCAAGAGCAACCACGGCTGGGGCCTGGCGGTCGACTTCTGCTCGAGCATGACGTCCGGCAGCCGGTGGGACTGGCTGCAGGCCAACGCCGCGACGTACGGGTTCGAGAACCCGGACTGGGCGCAGCCGGGCGGCTCGGGTCCGTACGAGCGCTGGCACTGGGAGTACCTCAAGGGCGTCAAGGCGGACGGCGAGTACTACGGCTGA